The Caulobacter vibrioides sequence CCGACATCGACGCGGCGGTCTCCTACTACGGCGTCGGGATCGAGAAGCATGTCGGCGAGGCCGAGAAGCTGAACCATCCCTTGCTGATGCATATCGCGGAGAAGGATCAGTTCGTGCCGCCCGAAGCCCAGCAGCTGATCCTCAACGCGCTCAAGGATCACCCGCAGATCGAGGTCCACACCTACGAAGGCCGCGATCACGCCTTCGCGCGTGAGGGCGGTGCGCACTATGACGCGGCCGACGCGGCCAAGGCCAATGGCCGCAGCCTGACCTTCTTCCAGAAGGCGCTCGCCTGATGCTGGCGGTCCAAGCCATCAGGACCGGCGGCCCCGAGGTTCTGGAGGTCGTTGATCTTCCCCTGCCCTCGCCGGGTCCCGGTCAAATCCTCGTCCGCCACCAGGCGGTGGGTCTGAACTATATCGACACCTATCATCGGTCCGGCCTGTATCCCGTGAAAACCCCGCTGGTGATCGGGCTGGAAGCGGCGGGCGTGGTCGAAGCCGTTGGCGAAGCGGTCACTCGGTTCAAGGCCGGTGATCGGGTGGCCTATAACGGAACCATGGGCGCCTATGCCGAAGCCGCCGTCGTACCGGCGGAGCGCGCGGTGCTGGTTCCCGACGGTGTCAGCCTGGAGGTCGCGGCGGCCGCTCTGTTGAAGGGCATGACCGCCGAGTTTCTGGTGCGTCGATGTTTCCACGTGAAACAAGGCGACTGGGTTCTGGTCCATGCGGCGGCCGGCGGCGTCGGACAGATCCTGGTGCAATGGTGCAAGGCCCTTGGCGCCACGGTGGTGGCCACAGTGGGATCGACGGCGAAGGCCACGATCGCTCGCGATCTCGGCGCCGACCATGTCATCGACTACAGCCACGAAGATGTCGCGGCTCGGGTCGCCGAACTCACGGCCGGCCAGGGCGTGGCGGTCGTCTATGACGGTGTCGGCAAGGATACCTGGGAGGCCAGTCTAGCCAGCCTCGCCCGGCGCGGCATGCTGGTGACGTTCGGTAACGCCTCGGGTCCGGCCCCCGCCTTCCCTCCGCTGGCGCTGGCGCCGAAGTCGGCCTTCGTCACCCGGCCCAAGCTGTTCGACTACATCGTCACGACAGCGGAGCTGGACGAAAGCGCCGAGGCGCTGTTTGCGGTGCTCGCCTCGGGCGCCGTCAAGATCGACATCGGCCAGACCTTCCCGCTCGCCGAAGCCCGCGCCGCGCACGAAGCGCTGGAAGGCCGTAGGACCGTGGGCGCCACCCTGCTGATCCC is a genomic window containing:
- a CDS encoding quinone oxidoreductase family protein, coding for MLAVQAIRTGGPEVLEVVDLPLPSPGPGQILVRHQAVGLNYIDTYHRSGLYPVKTPLVIGLEAAGVVEAVGEAVTRFKAGDRVAYNGTMGAYAEAAVVPAERAVLVPDGVSLEVAAAALLKGMTAEFLVRRCFHVKQGDWVLVHAAAGGVGQILVQWCKALGATVVATVGSTAKATIARDLGADHVIDYSHEDVAARVAELTAGQGVAVVYDGVGKDTWEASLASLARRGMLVTFGNASGPAPAFPPLALAPKSAFVTRPKLFDYIVTTAELDESAEALFAVLASGAVKIDIGQTFPLAEARAAHEALEGRRTVGATLLIP